From a region of the Desulfuromonas sp. KJ2020 genome:
- the greB gene encoding transcription elongation factor GreB, with translation MTTAKPAPIYMTPACAERLRAELKDILYRLRPEMVQTAAWAASNGDRSENADYHYAKRKLRNYDSRIRFLSKRLEQATIVDPVEQGKIARGRVLFGATVRVENEDGEEKVYRIVGVDELDAARGYVSWASPIGRALLGRSEGDVVTFTAPAGPVELEIVQVEYLALD, from the coding sequence ATGACCACTGCCAAACCCGCCCCGATTTATATGACGCCCGCCTGTGCCGAGCGGCTGCGGGCCGAACTCAAGGATATCCTCTATCGTCTGCGTCCGGAAATGGTGCAGACGGCCGCCTGGGCTGCCAGCAACGGCGACCGCAGCGAAAACGCCGATTATCATTATGCTAAACGCAAGCTGCGGAACTATGACAGCCGCATCCGTTTTCTGAGCAAACGCCTGGAACAGGCCACCATTGTCGACCCGGTGGAGCAGGGAAAAATCGCCAGGGGACGAGTGCTTTTCGGCGCCACCGTCAGGGTGGAAAACGAGGACGGCGAAGAGAAGGTCTACCGCATTGTCGGCGTCGATGAGCTCGATGCCGCCCGGGGTTACGTGAGCTGGGCTTCCCCTATCGGGCGGGCGCTGCTGGGCCGCTCGGAGGGCGATGTGGTGACTTTCACCGCGCCGGCCGGTCCCGTGGAGCTGGAGATCGTCCAGGTCGAATACCTGGCGCTGGACTGA
- a CDS encoding mechanosensitive ion channel domain-containing protein codes for MEDQLKAGGEYLDTLINLFVLWGPKLVGAILALVVGLYLAKAISRMVGRAMDKKQVDPSLRPFMVSLVGTLLKVLVVISVLGMVGIQMTSFIAILGAAGLAVGMALSGTLQNFAGGVIILVFRPFKVGDYIEAQGYAGSVKEIQIFNTILTTPDNKTIIIPNGGLSTSSMVNYSTEPRRRVDWTFGIAYGDDVDLAKKTLLDLLLGHDKVLKDPEPFVEVGALADSSVNFTVRAWVESADYWAVHFYMNKTVYKKFAEVGLNIPFPQMDVHLDK; via the coding sequence GTGGAAGATCAACTCAAAGCCGGGGGCGAGTATCTCGATACTCTGATCAATCTCTTCGTTCTCTGGGGACCCAAGCTGGTCGGGGCCATTCTGGCTCTCGTTGTGGGGCTCTACCTGGCCAAAGCGATCAGCCGGATGGTCGGCCGGGCGATGGATAAAAAGCAGGTTGACCCCTCTTTGCGCCCCTTCATGGTCAGCCTGGTCGGGACCCTGCTCAAGGTGCTGGTGGTCATCAGCGTCCTGGGCATGGTCGGCATCCAGATGACCTCGTTCATCGCTATTCTCGGCGCCGCCGGTCTGGCCGTGGGCATGGCGCTGTCGGGAACGCTGCAGAATTTCGCCGGGGGGGTCATCATCCTGGTTTTCCGGCCCTTTAAAGTCGGCGATTATATTGAAGCCCAGGGCTATGCCGGCTCCGTCAAGGAAATCCAGATTTTCAACACCATCCTCACCACGCCGGACAACAAGACGATTATAATCCCCAATGGTGGCCTTTCCACCTCTTCCATGGTGAACTACTCCACCGAACCGAGACGGCGGGTGGACTGGACCTTTGGTATCGCCTACGGGGACGACGTCGATCTGGCCAAGAAGACCTTGCTGGATCTGCTCCTCGGGCATGACAAAGTTCTCAAGGACCCGGAGCCTTTCGTTGAGGTGGGAGCGTTGGCCGACAGTTCGGTCAATTTCACTGTGCGCGCCTGGGTCGAGTCGGCGGATTACTGGGCCGTGCATTTTTACATGAACAAAACGGTTTACAAAAAGTTCGCGGAAGTGGGGCTCAACATTCCCTTCCCGCAGATGGACGTACACCTGGACAAATAA
- a CDS encoding sensor histidine kinase, with protein sequence MRGTYPNHSLTSMQAAFEEGRPTSGFEFGGFPLHYGITLPVVNETDGQIVGAVEIGLNPAWFHFKLGWFLEGIKTAIVTRDSVLNDDSRFTSVPEKVKRVFNNEKRQQDVAFFQTIIGDIDFGQEVIHRKVDGNHYIISTYQKMSSHDGLEVGRLLVAYDMSDFWNRQWGYFYLWVVFFACTALVLFLISYFGFRKYDQIISAQGKKLAHRSKQCALGEMLSYIGHQWRQPLNALSLTIQNIELQSQLGKLDDTLVKKQVGAANKNIQYLTTIIEDWRSLLTSGTTRQLIELSDSVSRAIGIVHPVLEQNRILVANRIKGSVHTYGFANDLVQLTVNVLLNAKDALINREEERLILLSTRQENGLVVVEFQDNGGGIPPKLLTKVFEPYLTTKEDSAGTGLGLYLCRQIAENLDQGEVWAENREFEFEGKRYHGACICLKFKATSEENSCES encoded by the coding sequence ATGAGGGGAACCTATCCGAATCACTCATTGACTTCGATGCAAGCGGCATTTGAAGAGGGAAGGCCAACCTCAGGTTTTGAGTTTGGAGGTTTTCCACTCCATTACGGCATCACCCTCCCGGTGGTGAATGAAACGGATGGGCAGATTGTTGGCGCCGTCGAAATTGGTCTGAACCCGGCTTGGTTTCATTTCAAGCTTGGATGGTTTCTGGAGGGAATCAAAACCGCCATCGTCACCCGTGATAGCGTCCTGAACGATGACAGCCGCTTTACTTCAGTGCCCGAGAAGGTTAAACGGGTGTTCAATAATGAAAAGCGTCAGCAGGATGTGGCTTTTTTTCAAACCATCATAGGGGATATTGATTTTGGTCAGGAGGTCATTCATCGCAAGGTCGATGGTAACCATTATATAATCAGCACCTATCAGAAGATGTCCAGCCATGATGGCTTGGAGGTGGGAAGATTGCTGGTAGCCTACGATATGTCAGATTTCTGGAACAGACAGTGGGGCTATTTTTATCTCTGGGTTGTCTTCTTTGCCTGCACCGCCCTCGTGCTATTTCTCATCAGCTATTTCGGCTTCAGAAAATACGACCAGATCATCTCCGCTCAGGGGAAAAAACTGGCCCATCGCTCCAAACAGTGTGCCCTGGGCGAAATGCTCAGCTATATCGGCCATCAGTGGCGTCAACCGCTGAATGCCCTGTCGCTGACCATTCAGAACATCGAGTTGCAGAGCCAGTTGGGCAAACTCGATGACACCCTTGTTAAAAAACAGGTGGGGGCGGCCAACAAGAACATCCAGTACCTGACCACCATCATCGAGGATTGGCGGTCTTTGCTGACGTCAGGAACGACGCGCCAGCTTATCGAACTGTCCGACTCGGTCAGCCGTGCTATCGGCATCGTCCATCCGGTTCTCGAACAGAATCGCATCCTGGTTGCAAACCGTATCAAGGGATCCGTTCATACCTACGGGTTCGCCAATGACCTGGTGCAGCTCACCGTCAATGTTCTGCTGAACGCCAAGGACGCCCTGATCAATCGCGAGGAAGAGCGGCTGATTCTGCTGTCCACCCGCCAGGAAAACGGTTTGGTGGTCGTGGAGTTTCAGGACAACGGCGGCGGCATACCGCCCAAGCTGCTGACCAAAGTATTTGAGCCTTACCTGACGACCAAGGAGGACTCGGCGGGAACGGGGCTGGGCCTCTACCTGTGCCGGCAGATCGCCGAGAACCTTGATCAGGGGGAGGTCTGGGCCGAAAATCGCGAATTCGAATTCGAAGGCAAGCGCTACCATGGCGCCTGCATCTGTCTGAAATTTAAAGCCACAAGCGAGGAGAACTCTTGTGAATCTTGA
- a CDS encoding ATP-binding cassette domain-containing protein: MKYPPLAIESNPPPKRFLDIFRYSRRALELVWTTSRHLALIFAALTLVAGVLPAAVAWIGQLIVDGVVAAIAQHQLTGSADTRTVLWLVAAEAGVVALIAGSQRGISTCQALLRALMGQRINLMILEKALTLKLAHFEDSEFYDKLTRARREASTRPLSLVTRTFGLVQNGISLASYGVLLVQFSPWTVLILLAGGIPEFLAEAKFSGDKFRLFRWRSPETRMQMYLETVLAREDYAKEVKLFRLGPKLLQRYRDIFAMLFAEDRRLTLRRDSWGFALGLIGTAAFYGAYGWIALSAIRGDISLGQMTMYLLLFRQGQSAVSASLSAISGMYEDNLYLSNLYEYLEQEVPAGESELGQGPQPGDGVRFEQVSFRYPGSEEPALQNISLHVKPGDSLALVGENGSGKTTLIKLLTRLYRPTSGRILLDGLDLQQWNGDALRSRIGVIFQDFGRYQFLVGENIGAGDIEHFEDRQRWEEAADMGMAKEFIDKLPQRYDTQLGKWFKNGRELSGGQWQKIALARAFMRTQADILVLDEPTATMDAAAEATIFEHFRELSRGKMTILISHRFSTVRMADQIVVIDKGHLVERGSHEELMKLGGQYAYLFSLQAEGYR; the protein is encoded by the coding sequence GTGAAATATCCACCGCTGGCTATCGAGAGCAACCCCCCACCGAAGCGCTTTCTCGACATCTTTCGCTATAGCCGCCGTGCCCTTGAGCTGGTGTGGACGACCAGTCGCCACCTGGCCCTGATCTTCGCTGCACTGACCCTGGTTGCTGGTGTGCTTCCTGCCGCCGTGGCCTGGATCGGGCAGTTGATTGTCGATGGCGTGGTCGCGGCGATCGCGCAGCATCAGCTCACAGGCAGCGCCGATACGCGGACCGTTCTCTGGCTTGTCGCCGCCGAGGCCGGGGTGGTGGCCCTCATTGCGGGATCACAGCGCGGCATTTCCACCTGTCAGGCGCTGCTGCGAGCGCTGATGGGGCAACGCATCAACCTGATGATTCTGGAAAAAGCCCTGACGCTCAAACTGGCTCATTTCGAGGATTCGGAATTCTACGACAAGCTCACCCGGGCTCGGCGTGAGGCGTCGACCCGGCCGTTGAGCCTGGTTACCCGTACCTTCGGCCTGGTTCAGAACGGCATCTCCCTGGCCAGTTATGGTGTCCTCCTCGTGCAATTTTCACCCTGGACGGTGCTCATCCTGCTGGCCGGCGGTATCCCGGAATTTCTGGCCGAGGCCAAATTTTCCGGCGACAAGTTCCGCCTCTTTCGCTGGCGGTCGCCGGAAACACGCATGCAGATGTACCTCGAAACGGTCCTGGCGCGGGAGGACTATGCCAAGGAAGTCAAGCTCTTCCGCCTGGGGCCGAAATTGCTGCAGCGCTATCGGGATATCTTCGCCATGCTCTTTGCGGAAGATCGCCGCCTGACCCTGCGCCGTGACAGTTGGGGATTCGCTCTGGGACTCATCGGCACTGCCGCCTTTTACGGGGCTTACGGCTGGATTGCCTTGTCGGCCATCCGGGGCGATATCAGTCTGGGCCAGATGACCATGTACCTGCTGCTGTTCCGGCAGGGGCAGTCGGCTGTTTCGGCCAGTCTGTCGGCCATCAGCGGCATGTACGAGGATAATCTTTATCTGTCCAACCTGTATGAGTACCTGGAGCAGGAGGTGCCGGCCGGAGAGAGTGAACTGGGGCAGGGACCGCAACCGGGGGACGGGGTGCGTTTCGAGCAGGTCAGTTTCCGTTACCCCGGCAGCGAGGAGCCTGCCCTGCAAAACATCAGCCTCCATGTGAAGCCGGGGGACAGCCTGGCTCTGGTCGGCGAAAACGGTTCCGGCAAGACCACCCTGATCAAACTGCTTACCCGCCTCTATCGGCCCACCTCTGGCCGCATTCTGCTCGATGGACTCGACCTGCAGCAGTGGAATGGCGATGCCCTGCGGTCCCGCATCGGGGTCATCTTTCAGGATTTCGGCCGCTACCAGTTTCTGGTCGGCGAGAATATCGGCGCCGGCGACATCGAGCACTTCGAAGACCGGCAACGCTGGGAAGAGGCGGCTGACATGGGGATGGCGAAAGAGTTTATCGATAAACTGCCGCAGCGGTACGATACCCAGCTGGGCAAGTGGTTCAAAAACGGTCGCGAACTCTCCGGCGGCCAGTGGCAGAAAATCGCCCTGGCCCGGGCTTTCATGCGAACCCAGGCCGATATCCTAGTGCTCGACGAGCCCACCGCCACCATGGACGCCGCCGCCGAGGCCACCATTTTCGAACACTTCCGCGAGCTCAGCCGCGGCAAGATGACGATACTCATCTCCCACCGCTTCTCCACCGTGCGCATGGCCGACCAGATCGTTGTCATCGACAAGGGACACCTTGTCGAGCGCGGCAGCCATGAAGAATTAATGAAGCTCGGCGGCCAGTATGCCTATCTTTTTTCTTTGCAGGCTGAAGGTTATCGCTGA
- a CDS encoding bifunctional 2-polyprenyl-6-hydroxyphenol methylase/3-demethylubiquinol 3-O-methyltransferase UbiG — translation MKPTAPISDTDFRRCKYCGNLSAEPLYRLARQTVYGCSQCDFHTLDRLDPIGPLSGSNEEKPLDERSRQYMEQRMQDVDPLLPLRLQLVREQRPLAGARLLDIGAGTGQFMQRVSEEGAQAYGLEPSGLRRQFAQLKFGLELAGETIETFCEHRDNVASFDLLTLWDVIEHVNFPVETLAGARRCLKPGGYLFIDTPSRDALAYRMSERAYRLSGGKATLFLDTFYEPVPYGHKQIFRPQQLAELVEKVGFHLIRQDSGFFPPGNRLQKLIRPKNRIVLVAQRPAD, via the coding sequence ATGAAGCCGACTGCCCCCATCTCTGACACCGATTTCCGGCGCTGCAAATACTGCGGCAATCTGTCGGCAGAGCCGCTCTACCGCTTGGCCCGCCAGACGGTCTATGGCTGTTCCCAGTGTGATTTTCACACCCTTGACCGGCTTGATCCCATCGGCCCCCTGTCCGGCTCCAACGAAGAGAAGCCTCTGGATGAACGGTCACGGCAGTACATGGAGCAGAGGATGCAGGATGTCGATCCCCTGCTCCCCCTGCGCCTGCAGCTGGTGCGGGAGCAGCGGCCGTTGGCGGGCGCGCGCCTGCTCGATATCGGGGCGGGGACAGGTCAGTTCATGCAGCGGGTGAGCGAGGAGGGAGCCCAGGCCTACGGCTTGGAGCCCAGCGGCCTGCGGCGGCAGTTCGCCCAACTGAAATTCGGCCTGGAGCTGGCGGGAGAGACGATTGAAACATTTTGCGAACACCGGGACAACGTCGCGTCTTTTGACCTCCTCACCCTGTGGGACGTCATCGAACACGTGAATTTTCCCGTGGAAACCTTAGCCGGCGCCAGGCGCTGCCTCAAGCCGGGGGGATATCTCTTTATCGACACCCCCTCGCGGGACGCCCTGGCCTACCGAATGAGCGAGAGGGCCTACCGCCTGTCCGGCGGCAAGGCGACCCTCTTTCTCGATACCTTCTACGAACCGGTTCCTTACGGGCACAAGCAGATATTCCGACCGCAACAGCTGGCCGAGCTTGTCGAAAAGGTCGGCTTCCACCTCATCCGGCAGGACAGCGGTTTTTTCCCTCCCGGAAACCGGCTGCAGAAGCTGATCCGACCCAAAAACCGCATCGTGCTCGTCGCTCAGCGTCCTGCGGACTAG
- a CDS encoding response regulator — protein sequence MNLEALKSISIVCVDDEQDALDQMYLALNSFCKKTVCVTSAEKALQAIEEEPPDIVLTDVRMAGSTGLELLAAVKKQHPGIAVIIVSAHSESEYLLDAIRLKADGYLLKPLNLYEMLELLSGVASQKMMRKELDLKNFLLKMLNSIGGKRVQIIEYIISHLDDDLMFHGTYDEVAEALSASKPTVVNAFQILLENKILVRVKNGLYKMTMDLSGTKGT from the coding sequence GTGAATCTTGAAGCTCTGAAAAGCATAAGCATTGTCTGCGTCGATGACGAGCAGGACGCTCTGGACCAGATGTATCTGGCCCTGAACAGTTTCTGCAAAAAAACCGTCTGTGTCACCAGCGCCGAAAAGGCCCTGCAGGCCATCGAGGAGGAACCGCCCGATATCGTGCTCACCGATGTGCGCATGGCGGGAAGTACGGGGCTCGAACTTCTTGCGGCCGTGAAGAAGCAGCACCCCGGCATCGCCGTCATCATCGTCTCGGCTCATTCCGAATCGGAATACCTGCTCGACGCGATTCGCCTCAAAGCGGACGGCTACCTGCTGAAGCCGCTCAACCTCTATGAAATGCTGGAGCTGCTTTCCGGTGTCGCGTCACAGAAGATGATGAGAAAAGAACTTGACCTCAAGAATTTCCTGCTGAAGATGCTCAACTCCATCGGCGGCAAGCGGGTGCAGATCATCGAGTACATCATCAGCCATCTCGATGACGATCTGATGTTCCACGGTACCTACGACGAAGTGGCCGAAGCCCTGAGTGCCAGCAAGCCCACCGTGGTCAACGCCTTCCAGATCCTGCTGGAGAACAAAATCCTGGTGCGGGTCAAAAACGGTCTTTACAAGATGACCATGGATTTGAGCGGTACCAAGGGGACTTGA
- a CDS encoding YgcG family protein, giving the protein MTPCSSTRHRWRCLVFIFLGLALLVASCDRPTAMSQVDDRAALLDTDRVARLEAFQEHLLQDIDIHFQLTLLAKSPTDLDAEALRLFEAHRLGSTTRGARGVLLLVDPVGEQVRLEIGYDLEGIFPDGFVGYVEREQMAPFFAAGRIADGVEATVELLVGRALGEVPTDYGGKTSLEHLSGGAGARLATPIGGGTLNKEAVEDRAPFAAQPSPRQTLERYLEILQRHIKDSELGIYTPSTREFFRQWLVTNAQQDNERKGLEKNLPLAEEHISGSLAVLRFPVENRQAAPYFFRRGDEGWQLDMVSMSRLLGFNHKNQWFFRHREHEFAFAFDDLHFDANGFPHRR; this is encoded by the coding sequence ATGACTCCCTGCTCGTCGACCCGGCATCGCTGGCGCTGTCTGGTGTTCATTTTCCTCGGCCTGGCGCTGCTGGTGGCCAGCTGTGACAGACCGACGGCCATGTCCCAGGTGGATGATCGCGCCGCTCTGCTCGATACGGATCGAGTCGCCCGCCTCGAAGCGTTTCAGGAGCACCTGCTGCAGGATATCGACATTCATTTCCAGCTGACCCTGCTGGCCAAGAGCCCGACTGATCTCGATGCGGAGGCCCTGCGTCTGTTCGAGGCCCATCGGCTCGGCAGCACCACGAGGGGAGCTCGGGGGGTGCTGCTGCTGGTCGACCCTGTCGGCGAGCAGGTGCGGCTGGAGATCGGCTACGACCTGGAAGGCATCTTCCCCGACGGCTTTGTCGGCTATGTGGAACGGGAGCAGATGGCCCCCTTCTTTGCGGCGGGGCGAATAGCGGACGGCGTGGAAGCCACGGTGGAACTGCTGGTAGGGCGGGCGCTAGGAGAGGTTCCCACCGACTATGGCGGCAAAACCAGCCTGGAGCATCTCAGCGGCGGGGCCGGCGCCCGCCTGGCGACTCCCATCGGCGGCGGCACCTTGAACAAGGAAGCCGTGGAAGACCGGGCGCCTTTTGCGGCCCAACCCTCACCGCGACAGACGCTGGAACGCTATCTCGAGATACTGCAACGGCACATCAAGGATTCCGAGCTGGGGATTTACACCCCGTCCACTCGCGAGTTCTTTCGCCAATGGCTGGTAACCAACGCCCAGCAGGACAACGAGCGCAAAGGGCTGGAGAAAAATCTCCCCCTGGCTGAAGAACATATCAGCGGGTCCCTGGCCGTGTTACGTTTTCCCGTCGAGAATCGGCAGGCCGCCCCCTACTTCTTTCGCCGCGGCGACGAAGGCTGGCAGCTCGACATGGTGTCCATGAGCCGCCTGCTCGGCTTCAACCACAAAAATCAGTGGTTTTTTCGCCACCGCGAGCATGAATTCGCCTTCGCCTTTGACGACCTCCATTTCGATGCCAACGGCTTTCCCCACCGTCGCTGA
- a CDS encoding bacteriohemerythrin, giving the protein MAAFMEWNDKVSVGIEEIDEQHKQLLDLINRLYDAMISGEKKLQVAKDVLNELMQYTVVHFAVEESLFRIFDYPDYEAHCAHHHELRAQVIDINRKVQSGEKMVTPELLVFLRKWLTNHIMVEDKAYAPVLLERGLKKNWEKKGWMGKIWSAVR; this is encoded by the coding sequence ATGGCCGCATTTATGGAGTGGAACGACAAGGTCAGCGTGGGAATCGAGGAGATTGACGAGCAGCACAAGCAGCTGCTCGACCTGATCAATCGCCTTTACGATGCCATGATTTCAGGGGAGAAAAAACTGCAGGTTGCCAAGGATGTCCTCAATGAGCTCATGCAGTATACCGTTGTCCATTTTGCCGTGGAGGAATCTCTTTTTCGCATCTTCGACTATCCCGATTACGAGGCGCATTGCGCCCACCACCACGAGCTGCGCGCACAGGTTATCGATATCAACCGCAAGGTTCAGAGCGGCGAAAAGATGGTCACCCCTGAACTGCTGGTCTTTCTGCGCAAGTGGCTGACCAACCACATTATGGTGGAAGACAAGGCCTATGCGCCGGTTTTGCTGGAGCGAGGGCTGAAAAAGAACTGGGAGAAAAAAGGCTGGATGGGCAAGATCTGGTCGGCGGTGCGCTGA
- a CDS encoding DUF2270 domain-containing protein, translating to MSDERKDRQLSQSELITTLAHYYRAESQRSLAWRERLDRTTNWAVGATAAFLGFGFSHPEFPHPFFLFGLAVLYTLLLIEARRFRFYDAYEYRVRLMHQNLIYHAVAHGTLRDDPDFDSGGVYWRAELASDLRYPQYKMSIAYAIGRRIAANYIYLFIILLSGWLMKIKLHPRPVHSWDDYLKQATVGNLAGWFTFAFMFAFLAHLIVLLLISHKKRGGRDVLHPFREPEPD from the coding sequence ATGAGCGACGAACGCAAAGATCGACAGCTGTCTCAAAGCGAGCTGATAACCACTCTGGCCCACTATTACCGGGCCGAATCCCAGCGCAGCCTGGCCTGGCGTGAGCGGCTCGACCGCACCACCAACTGGGCCGTCGGCGCCACCGCCGCCTTTCTCGGCTTCGGTTTCAGTCATCCCGAGTTTCCCCATCCCTTCTTTCTCTTCGGGTTGGCCGTCCTCTACACCCTGCTCCTTATCGAGGCCCGCCGCTTTCGCTTTTACGACGCCTACGAATATCGGGTACGTCTCATGCACCAGAACCTTATCTATCACGCCGTCGCCCACGGCACCCTGCGAGACGACCCGGACTTCGACAGCGGCGGCGTCTACTGGCGCGCCGAGCTGGCCTCCGACCTGCGTTATCCCCAGTACAAGATGAGCATCGCCTACGCCATCGGCCGCCGCATCGCCGCCAACTACATCTACCTGTTCATCATTCTCCTGAGCGGCTGGCTGATGAAAATCAAGCTGCATCCCCGCCCCGTCCACAGCTGGGATGATTACCTGAAGCAGGCCACCGTCGGCAACCTGGCCGGCTGGTTCACCTTCGCCTTTATGTTCGCCTTTCTCGCCCACCTGATTGTGCTGCTGTTGATCAGCCATAAAAAGCGCGGGGGGCGAGATGTGCTCCATCCCTTCCGAGAACCCGAACCGGACTAA